One genomic window of Providencia hangzhouensis includes the following:
- the cyoB gene encoding cytochrome o ubiquinol oxidase subunit I codes for MFGKLTLDAIPLHEPIIVVTLIAIVLGGLGLVGVISYFGKWKWLWKEWLTSVDHKKIGVMYIIVAMVMLFRGFADAIMMRGQQVLASAGQEGFLNPHHYDQIFTAHGVIMIFFMATPFVVGLMNLVVPLQIGARDVAFPFLNSLSFWFFVVGVVLINISLGVGEFAQTGWLAYPPLSGLEYNPGVGVDYWLWSLQISGIGTLLTGVNFIATIIRMRTPGMSMMKMPVFSWAALCTNVLIVAAFPILTVTLTLLTLDRYLGTHFFTNDMGGNMMMYINLIWAWGHPEVYILVLPVFGVFSEVAATFSKKRLFGYTSLVWATIVITVMSFIVWLHHFFTMGSGANVNAFFGIATMIIAIPTGVKIFNWLFTMYQGRIEFKSPMLWTIGFIITFSVGGMTGVLLAVPGANFVLHNSLFLIAHFHNVIIGGVVFGCFAGMTYWFPKAYGFTLNEKWGVRAFWFWIIGFFLAFMPLYILGFMGMTRRLSQNIDPTYHTMLVVAAGGAALIAIGIACQVIQIIVSIRDRHENRDLTGDPWGGRTLEWATSSPPPFYNFAIEPHVQTRDAWWDLKEKGLAHKKPTSYEEIHMPKNTGAGVIIAAFSLVLGFAMIWHIWWLAIIGFGGMIVTWIAKSFDEDVDYYVPVAEIEEIENKHFEELRKAGVNDVN; via the coding sequence ATGTTCGGAAAATTAACACTAGATGCAATTCCGCTCCATGAGCCGATTATCGTTGTCACCCTGATTGCTATTGTCCTAGGTGGACTTGGCTTAGTCGGTGTGATTTCTTACTTTGGTAAATGGAAGTGGTTGTGGAAAGAATGGTTAACCTCTGTTGACCATAAGAAAATTGGTGTCATGTACATCATTGTCGCAATGGTTATGTTATTCCGTGGCTTCGCGGATGCTATCATGATGCGTGGGCAGCAAGTTCTTGCTTCTGCTGGCCAAGAGGGTTTCTTAAATCCTCATCACTATGACCAAATCTTCACCGCACACGGCGTTATCATGATTTTCTTCATGGCAACTCCATTCGTTGTTGGTTTGATGAACTTAGTTGTGCCTCTGCAAATTGGTGCACGTGATGTTGCATTCCCATTCCTTAACTCATTGAGCTTCTGGTTCTTTGTTGTTGGTGTTGTGTTAATCAACATCTCTCTAGGGGTAGGTGAATTCGCACAGACTGGTTGGTTGGCTTATCCGCCATTATCCGGCTTGGAGTACAACCCTGGGGTCGGGGTCGATTACTGGCTCTGGAGTCTCCAGATATCCGGTATTGGTACACTATTAACAGGGGTTAACTTTATCGCGACTATTATCCGTATGCGTACGCCGGGTATGTCGATGATGAAAATGCCTGTATTCAGCTGGGCTGCGTTATGTACTAACGTATTGATTGTTGCTGCTTTCCCTATCTTAACTGTTACATTAACGCTTCTGACGTTAGACCGTTATTTAGGCACCCATTTCTTCACTAATGATATGGGCGGCAACATGATGATGTACATCAACCTGATTTGGGCATGGGGTCACCCTGAGGTGTATATCCTTGTTCTGCCAGTGTTCGGTGTATTCTCTGAAGTTGCAGCAACCTTCTCGAAAAAACGTTTATTCGGTTATACCTCATTAGTTTGGGCGACAATCGTTATTACCGTTATGTCCTTCATCGTTTGGTTGCACCACTTCTTTACGATGGGTTCAGGAGCGAACGTTAACGCCTTCTTCGGTATCGCCACAATGATTATCGCAATCCCTACAGGGGTTAAGATCTTCAACTGGTTGTTTACCATGTACCAAGGCCGTATCGAGTTTAAATCACCTATGCTGTGGACTATCGGTTTCATCATCACCTTCTCTGTTGGTGGTATGACTGGTGTTCTGCTTGCTGTTCCAGGTGCAAACTTCGTTCTGCATAACAGTCTATTCCTGATTGCTCACTTCCATAACGTTATCATTGGTGGTGTTGTATTCGGGTGCTTCGCGGGTATGACTTACTGGTTCCCGAAAGCGTATGGCTTCACACTAAATGAGAAATGGGGTGTTCGTGCCTTCTGGTTCTGGATCATCGGTTTCTTCTTAGCCTTTATGCCACTGTACATTCTTGGCTTTATGGGTATGACCCGTCGTTTAAGTCAGAATATTGACCCGACTTACCACACAATGTTAGTTGTTGCTGCAGGCGGTGCTGCGTTAATCGCAATCGGTATTGCATGCCAAGTTATCCAAATCATTGTGAGTATCCGTGACCGTCATGAAAACCGTGATTTAACCGGTGACCCATGGGGTGGACGTACACTTGAGTGGGCGACATCTTCTCCACCACCTTTCTATAACTTTGCGATTGAACCACACGTTCAAACCCGCGATGCATGGTGGGATCTGAAAGAGAAAGGCCTTGCTCATAAGAAACCAACTTCATATGAAGAAATTCATATGCCGAAAAACACAGGCGCAGGCGTTATTATCGCTGCATTTAGCTTAGTTTTAGGTTTCGCAATGATCTGGCACATCTGGTGGCTCGCAATCATTGGTTTCGGTGGAATGATCGTAACTTGGATTGCAAAAAGCTTCGACGAAGATGTTGATTACTACGTACCTGTGGCTGAAATCGAAGAAATCGAGAATAAGCACTTTGAAGAATTGCGTAAGGCAGGTGTGAACGATGTCAACTAA
- the cyoA gene encoding cytochrome o ubiquinol oxidase subunit II, translating into MRLMNYKKSIGAISLVVAALLLGGCDMVLMDPKGAVGVKQKELILIAIGLMLLVVIPVIFMTIIFARKYRESNTSATYRPNWAHSNKIELVCWTVPIIIIIILGAITWKTTHELDPYQPLVSDQEPVTIEVISADWKWIFIYPEQGIATVNEIAFPTGVPVNFKITSDSVMNSFFIPSLGGQIYAMAGMQTKLHLIANEPGTYKGFSASYSGHGFSDMKFNAIATPDRQGFDEWVQKVKASPKTMDTMQAFDEVAKPSMNVPVTYFSSVKPKLYEDIVLKFGHEHHKGHAPVENQSHSMTDHNDATGNSMQMSHSAHAAGAEE; encoded by the coding sequence ATGAGACTTATGAACTACAAAAAAAGCATCGGAGCAATCTCACTCGTTGTAGCTGCCTTACTACTAGGTGGTTGCGATATGGTGTTGATGGATCCAAAAGGCGCCGTTGGCGTTAAACAAAAAGAGCTAATTCTTATTGCAATTGGCTTAATGCTACTTGTTGTTATTCCTGTTATTTTCATGACGATTATCTTCGCAAGAAAATACCGTGAATCCAACACGTCAGCAACCTACCGTCCTAATTGGGCTCACTCAAATAAAATTGAGTTAGTCTGCTGGACCGTTCCTATCATCATTATCATTATTCTAGGTGCTATCACTTGGAAGACGACACATGAGCTGGACCCGTATCAGCCATTAGTGAGTGATCAGGAACCTGTCACTATTGAAGTTATTTCTGCTGACTGGAAATGGATATTTATTTATCCAGAGCAAGGCATTGCAACAGTTAATGAAATCGCATTCCCTACAGGTGTGCCAGTTAACTTCAAAATCACGTCAGATTCGGTGATGAACTCATTCTTCATTCCATCTTTAGGTGGCCAAATCTACGCGATGGCAGGTATGCAAACTAAACTTCATTTAATCGCTAATGAACCAGGTACCTACAAAGGCTTCTCAGCAAGCTACAGTGGCCACGGTTTCTCTGACATGAAGTTCAATGCTATTGCAACTCCAGACCGTCAAGGTTTTGATGAGTGGGTACAAAAGGTAAAAGCTTCTCCTAAAACAATGGATACCATGCAGGCATTCGACGAAGTCGCTAAGCCAAGCATGAACGTTCCTGTTACCTACTTCTCTAGCGTGAAGCCTAAACTTTATGAAGATATCGTTCTGAAGTTTGGTCATGAGCACCATAAAGGTCACGCTCCTGTAGAAAATCAAAGTCATTCAATGACTGACCATAACGATGCTACAGGCAATTCAATGCAAATGAGCCATAGTGCTCATGCTGCTGGCGCTGAGGAATAA
- a CDS encoding cytochrome o ubiquinol oxidase subunit IV, translating into MSHAKDAHTGASHGSVKTYLIGFILSVILTVIPFWMVMEGTASTSAILWTVVGMAVVQILVHLVCFLHMNTSSDERWNLVAFLFTMLIVGIVVIGSLWIMYNLNINMMLD; encoded by the coding sequence ATGAGTCATGCAAAAGATGCTCACACTGGAGCAAGCCACGGTAGCGTTAAAACATACCTGATTGGCTTTATCCTATCAGTTATCCTGACAGTGATCCCTTTCTGGATGGTGATGGAAGGTACAGCGTCAACTTCAGCAATCCTTTGGACTGTTGTAGGCATGGCGGTTGTGCAAATTCTAGTTCATTTGGTTTGTTTCTTACATATGAATACATCATCAGATGAGCGTTGGAATTTAGTTGCCTTCCTGTTCACCATGCTGATTGTTGGCATTGTGGTCATTGGCTCACTGTGGATTATGTACAACCTGAACATCAATATGATGCTCGACTAA
- a CDS encoding cytochrome o ubiquinol oxidase subunit III, giving the protein MSTNTMTNQNIAHAEHGHHDAGGTKVFGFWLYIMSDLILFACLFATYVVLADGTAGGPAGKDIFSLKFVLGETFLLLVSSITYGFAMIAMHKGKIVAVNLWLFATFLLGLGFVIMEIYEFHELIAEGFGPDRSGFLSGFFALVATHGLHVTAGLIWIIIMMIQVTRRGLTDVNKTRLNCLSLFWHFLDVVWICVFTVVYLLGAI; this is encoded by the coding sequence ATGTCAACTAATACAATGACTAACCAAAATATCGCCCATGCTGAGCATGGGCACCACGATGCAGGTGGAACAAAAGTATTCGGTTTCTGGCTCTATATTATGAGCGACTTGATCCTGTTTGCTTGTTTGTTTGCTACCTATGTTGTTTTGGCCGATGGAACTGCTGGCGGTCCTGCTGGTAAAGATATCTTCAGTCTGAAGTTCGTATTAGGCGAAACCTTCTTACTGTTAGTGAGTAGTATCACTTACGGCTTCGCAATGATAGCGATGCACAAAGGTAAGATAGTTGCTGTTAACTTATGGCTGTTTGCAACGTTCCTGTTAGGTCTTGGCTTCGTCATCATGGAAATCTATGAGTTCCATGAATTGATTGCAGAAGGCTTTGGTCCTGACCGTAGCGGTTTCTTATCTGGCTTCTTCGCACTCGTTGCGACTCACGGTCTACACGTAACTGCGGGCCTGATCTGGATTATTATCATGATGATCCAAGTCACTCGCCGTGGCCTGACTGATGTCAACAAAACACGTTTAAACTGCCTAAGTTTGTTCTGGCACTTCTTAGACGTTGTGTGGATTTGTGTATTTACCGTTGTTTATCTTCTGGGGGCTATTTAA